From Pyrenophora tritici-repentis strain M4 chromosome 1, whole genome shotgun sequence, the proteins below share one genomic window:
- a CDS encoding pectate lyase produces MKTSVLASVLALAFAITVSAGPAKPSPMDFSRVMKRASFPIPAGNGSETFSAPKEITGVFDGGMKTYGRGVSCTGQAEGGDSDAVFILKDGATLKNAIIGKDQIEGVHCQGSCTIENVWWAAVCEDALTLKGNGNAQVTGGGATGAADKVIQHNGGGTVTISGFTVDTFGKLYRACGNCKTKAERHVVIKGVKATNGKLLAGVNRNFGDTATIDDATCVSGVKEICEEFEGTTPGNEPKSVATGPGKACLFKEGLKAC; encoded by the exons ATGAAGACTTCGGTACTTGCTTCTGTCCTGGCCCTGGCTTTTGCTATTACTGTATCTGCCGGCCCAGCAAAGCCTTCGCCCATGGACTTCTCTCGCGTGATGAAGCGAGCTTCCTTTCCCATTCCCGCTGGCAACGGCAGCGAGACCTTCTCCGCCCCCAAGGAAATCACTGGCGTCTTCGATGGCGGCATGAAGACATATGGCCGCGGCGTATCTTGCACCGGGCAGGCCGAAGGCGGTGACTCGGACGCTGTGTTTATCCTGAAAGATGGAGCCACGCTCAAAAACGCCATCATCG GCAAAGACCAAATCGAAGGCGTACACTGCCAAGGCTCCTGCACCATTGAAAATGTCTGGTGGGCCGCCGTTTGCGAAGACGCCCTTACCCTAAAAGGCAACGGCAACGCCCAGGTCACAGGTGGCGGCGCGACTGGCGCCGCTGACAAAGTAATCCAGCATAATGGCGGCGGCACAGTAACAATCTCCGGCTTCACCGTCGACACCTTCGGCAAACTGTACCGAGCGTGTGGAAACTGCAAGACTAAAGCTGAACGCCACGTGGTCATTAAGGGGGTGAAAGCTACCAATGGCAAGTTGCTGGCGGGCGTTAATAGAAATTTCGGGGATACAGCGACGATTGATGATGCAACTTGTGTGAGTGGGGTGAAGGAGATTTGTGAGGAGTTTGAGGGGACGACGCCAGGGAATGAACCCAAGTCTGTGGCGACGGGCCCTGGAAAAGCTTGTCTGTTTAAGGAGGGGCTAAAGGCTTGCTAG
- a CDS encoding SufI, putative multicopper oxidase: MLFKSLALWLSLGSIALGSPLQAEPLSDEFPSFEDIVKRQDGACTNGPQTRSCWSNGYSIATDFDAKSPPDGTTVTYNFEITNVTRPNPDGSGTSKQMMLINNQYPGPLVRAKWGDTIIVNVKNSLAHNGTGIHWHGIRQLNSCQHDGVPGVTECPIAPGMTRQYKFRATQFGTSWYHSHFSAQYGEGIVGTMIIDGPATANYDVDLGALPITDWYYRPAFLLNELAQHSLRGPPTPDNILVNGTHVNAANDNGQYARMNVVKGKKYRIRIINTSVDTTFSVSMDGHPFTVLTSDFVPIKSFVTNQLTLQIGQRYDVVIAANQTVNNYWFRVSVGTACGSNAMTTSGKVLGAILHYDGAPTTGNPTSTGVTMRTSCDDESSSNLVPFVPNQVPSSLVGDAPNHKMTLNSFSNASQNNLFRWTIDGNPFVIDWNNPSLETVLGGSKNFAPSENVYTVEGANSWYLWWIQSASPIPIPHPIHLHGHDYYIVGSGSGTWDGSTAGLNFNNPTRRDTAVLPAGGYMLIAFPADNPGMWIMHCHIAWHASQGLSVQFMERMSEIKGTLGDTSILKDGCDAWDGYWAEGSGPNPSRPYEQTDSGI; this comes from the exons ATGTTGTTCAAATCTTTAGCCTTATGGCTCTCCCTTGGGTCCATTGCACTTGGCAGCCCTCTACAAGCTGAGCCATTGTCCGATGAGTTCCCTTCTTTTGAAGATATTGTCAAGAGGCAGGACGGTGCTTGCACCAACGGACCACAGACGCGAAGCTGCTGGAGCAACGGTTACAGCATTGCTACCGACTTTGATGCCAAATCTCCTCCAGATGGCACCACTGTTACT TACAACTTTGAGATTACTAATGTTACCCGACCCAACCCCGATGGCAGTGGTACAAGCAAGCAAATGATGTTGATCAACAACCAATATCCTGGACCCCTTGTGCGCGCAAAATGGGGTGACACTATTATTGTCAACGTCAAGAACAGTCTTGCACACAACGGAACCGGTATTCACTGGCATGGAATCAGACAGTTGAACTCCTGCCAGCACGACGGAGTTCCTGGTGTTACCGAGTGCCCCATTGCACCTGGTATGACCCGACAGTACAAGTTCAGGGCTACCCAGTTTGGCACAAGCTGGTATCATTCCCACTTTTCGGCTCAGTACGGTGAAGGTATTGTCGGTACTATGATCATTGATGGGCCTGCTACGGCCAATTACGACGTTGATCTTGGTGCTCTTCCCATTACTGACTGGTACTACCGCCCGGCTTTCCTTCTCAACGAGCTCGCACAGCACTCGCTCCGTGGCCCACCAACACCCGATAACATCCTGGTCAATGGAACGCACGTGAACGCAGCAAACGACAACGGCCAGTATGCCAGGATGAATGTCGTCAAGGGAAAGAAGTACCGCATTCGTATCATTAACACATCCGTCGATACTACCTTCAGCGTGTCTATGGACGGTCATCCATTCACTGTATTGACATCCGACTTTGTCCCAATCAAGAGCTTTGTCACAAATCAACTGACTCTACAAATTGGTCAACGATACGATGTAGTCATTGCAGCAAACCAGACTGTTAACAACTACTGGTTCCGTGTTTCCGTTGGAACTGCCTGCGGTAGCAATGCCATGACAACATCCGGCAAGGTTCTTGGCGCTATCCTTCACTACGACGGTGCCCCCACAACCGGCAACCCCACATCCACAGGTGTCACCATGCGCACCTCCTGCGACGATGAATCCTCCTCCAATCTAGTCCCCTTTGTTCCCAACCAAGTCCCCAGCTCCCTCGTCGGCGACGCCCCCAACCACAAGATGACCCTAAACTCCTTCTCCAACGCCTCTCAAAACAACCTCTTCCGGTGGACCATTGACGGCAACCCCTTTGTCATCGACTGGAACAATCCCTCTCTTGAAACCGTGCTCGGAGGCTCCAAGAACTTTGCTCCTAGCGAAAACGTCTACACAGTGGAAGGAGCTAACTCATGGTACCTCTGGTGGATCCAATCCGCGTCGCCCATTCCTATCCCTCATCCTATCCATCTCCACGGCCACGACTACTACATCGTCGGCAGTGGTTCAGGCACCTGGGACGGCTCGACCGCTGGCCTCAACTTCAACAACCCCACGCGCCGTGACACTGCTGTCCTACCGGCTGGCGGCTACATGCTGATTGCCTTCCCTGCTGATAACCCCGGCATGTGGATTATGCATTGCCATATTGCGTGGCATGCTAGTCAGGGTCTCAGTGTGCAGTTTATGGAGCGTATGAGCGAGATCAAGGGAACGTTGGGTGATACCAGTATTCTCAAGGATGGGTGCGATGCTTGGGATGGGTACTGGGCGGAGGGCAGTGGACCTAATCCCTCACGGCCTTATGAGCAGACTGATTCCGGTATCTAG
- a CDS encoding SIR2, NAD-dependent protein deacetylase, SIR2 family, protein MENITSEKMTARKLCTAFGVKIPRWLEDAKDEGFYQLLGLAINRELNKRPRLPQYKTMDDAAALLRERKNIMVITGAGISTSLGIPDFRSKNTGFYSRLRQMGYDEPEEVFDIHNFDDNPCTFYALAGDIVPDLEKWTPTHEFIRLLQDKDKLLTNYTQNIDNVEAHAGIRKEKLIQCHGSWATATCRKCKFKVPGEDIFDSVRAQKPAECARCKEEIASKPTRKRKRASNGNGSRKKRSSDEDSESDGAFDIPQPGIMKPDITFFGEALPNDFFDRLKDMDKDKVDLVIVMGTSMKVAPVSEIPNFLPRHVPQIYISRDPIHHINFDINLLGDCDVVVAELARRAGWVLEHKMIPDVQAVEVALTDEIDHISTVKVRPAQA, encoded by the coding sequence ATGGAAAACATCACGAGTGAAAAGATGACGGCGCGCAAGCTGTGCACCGCCTTTGGCGTCAAGATCCCCAGGTGGCTCGAGGATGCCAAAGACGAGGGCTTCTACCAGCTGCTCGGCCTGGCTATCAACCGCGAACTGAACAAGCGTCCACGCCTGCCTCAGTACAAGACCATGGACGACGCTGCCGCCCTCCTGCGCGAGCGCAAGAACATCATGGTCATCACCGGTGCCGGCATCTCGACGAGTCTGGGCATCCCCGACTTTCGCTCAAAGAACACGGGTTTCTACTCGCGACTGCGCCAGATGGGCTATGACGAGCCAGAGGAGGTCTTTGACATTCACAACTTCGACGACAACCCCTGCACCTTTTACGCCCTGGCCGGCGACATTGTGCCCGATCTCGAAAAGTGGACGCCAACACACGAGTTCATACGCCTACTGCAAGACAAGGACAAACTGCTTACAAACTACACGCAAAACATCGATAATGTCGAGGCGCATGCTGGCATACGTAAGGAGAAGTTGATCCAGTGCCACGGCTCGTGGGCAACTGCAACATGCCGCAAGTGCAAGTTCAAAGTCCCAGGTGAGGACATCTTCGACTCTGTGCGTGCCCAAAAGCCCGCAGAGTGTGCACGCTGTAAAGAGGAAATCGCCTCTAAGCCCACCAGGAAGCGCAAGCGCGCCTCCAACGGCAACGGCAGCAGGAAGAAGCGATCGAGCGACGAAGACTCCGAGTCCGACGGCGCATTCGACATCCCGCAGCCAGGCATCATGAAACCTGACATCACCTTCTTCGGTGAAGCCCTGCCAAACGACTTCTTCGACCGCCTCAAAGACATGGACAAGGACAAGGTCGACCTTGTCATCGTAATGGGCACTAGCATGAAAGTCGCCCCCGTCTCGGAAATCCCAAACTTCCTCCCCCGCCATGTGCCCCAAATCTACATTTCTAGAGACCCAATCCACCACATCAACTTCGACATTAACCTCCTTGGAGACTGCGATGTCGTTGTCGCTGAACTCGCCAGACGAGCCGGTTGGGTCCTGGAACACAAAATGATTCCAGATGTCCAGGCTGTCGAAGTCGCACTTACAGACGAAATCGATCATATCTCCACCGTCAAGGTTCGCCCCGCGCAGGCCTGA